Proteins encoded in a region of the Paenibacillus sp. E222 genome:
- a CDS encoding spore germination protein — MSTTSQSSQDQRISPNLTENIDYCNQVMGNSKDLMVRPLQSLHKWPSVMLYIDGMVDVQIINHSILKSLLQTREIPEFSEDNEHLIYLQNDVLAASNVLLINEMKDVLDALLAGFAVVLLEGSNQGLKIAAAGWEDRAVGEPISQTVVRGPMEGFNENLRTNTGLIRKRIRDPHLWIEEREIGRVTNTRIAVVYLEHIVDQEVVKELRRRLDEIDIDAILESGYIEELVQDKTGTIFPTVYNSERPDAVCAALLEGRVAIIVDGTPFVLLVPALFVHFFQSPEDYYQRADISSLIRMIRYLAFFIALLAPSFYIAITTFHQEMLPTNLLISLAAQREGVPFPAFIEAILMELTYEILREAGIRIPKTVGQAVSIVGTLVIGQAAVDAGVVSAAMVIIVSITAISSYVIPENGLSISVRILRFVLMILAAAFGFYGILMVLLITVTHLCSLRSFGVSYMSPFAPYIGKDLKDTIFRVPWTRMKTRPISTGTPNETRQANKKTKR, encoded by the coding sequence ATGAGTACAACATCGCAGAGCAGTCAGGATCAGAGAATATCTCCGAATCTTACGGAAAATATAGATTACTGCAACCAAGTGATGGGGAATAGCAAAGACTTGATGGTTCGTCCACTGCAAAGTCTGCACAAATGGCCTTCTGTCATGTTGTACATCGATGGAATGGTGGATGTACAGATCATCAATCATTCCATCCTTAAATCCTTGTTACAAACCCGAGAGATACCTGAATTTTCGGAAGATAATGAACACCTCATCTATCTGCAGAATGACGTGCTGGCGGCCAGCAATGTGTTATTAATCAATGAAATGAAAGACGTTCTTGATGCGCTTCTGGCGGGCTTTGCCGTAGTGCTCCTAGAAGGTTCCAATCAGGGCCTAAAAATTGCAGCAGCCGGATGGGAAGATCGTGCCGTTGGTGAACCGATCTCCCAGACGGTTGTTCGAGGACCCATGGAAGGCTTTAATGAAAATTTGCGTACGAATACCGGGTTAATCCGCAAACGAATTCGAGACCCTCATCTCTGGATTGAGGAAAGGGAGATTGGCCGAGTCACGAACACCAGGATAGCCGTTGTATATCTGGAGCATATCGTCGATCAAGAGGTTGTAAAAGAACTGCGGCGCAGACTTGATGAGATTGACATTGACGCTATTCTGGAAAGCGGATATATCGAGGAACTCGTGCAGGACAAAACAGGTACAATCTTCCCTACGGTCTATAACAGTGAGCGACCAGACGCCGTATGTGCTGCACTGCTAGAAGGCAGGGTCGCGATCATTGTGGACGGCACGCCTTTCGTACTGCTTGTCCCAGCCTTGTTTGTACATTTCTTTCAGTCTCCCGAGGATTACTATCAGCGAGCCGATATTAGCTCATTGATTCGAATGATTCGTTATCTGGCCTTCTTTATCGCGCTGCTCGCTCCATCCTTCTATATTGCCATCACTACCTTTCACCAGGAAATGCTGCCTACCAACCTGTTAATCAGTTTGGCAGCACAGCGTGAAGGTGTACCATTCCCGGCATTCATTGAAGCCATCTTAATGGAGCTGACCTATGAAATTTTGCGGGAGGCGGGTATCCGGATTCCGAAGACCGTCGGTCAGGCCGTTTCCATTGTAGGAACCCTTGTTATTGGTCAAGCCGCAGTAGATGCAGGCGTTGTATCGGCTGCCATGGTAATTATCGTATCCATTACAGCGATATCCAGTTATGTTATTCCGGAAAATGGCCTCTCCATTTCTGTACGGATTCTACGTTTTGTCCTGATGATTCTGGCTGCTGCCTTTGGTTTCTATGGCATTCTGATGGTTCTGCTGATTACGGTAACCCATCTATGCAGTTTAAGATCTTTTGGGGTGTCTTACATGTCCCCGTTCGCGCCTTACATCGGTAAAGATCTCAAAGATACCATTTTCCGCGTGCCTTGGACCCGGATGAAAACCCGTCCGATCTCTACCGGAACTCCGAACGAAACTAGACAAGCGAACAAAAAAACGAAGCGATAA
- a CDS encoding DUF58 domain-containing protein, whose amino-acid sequence MTALGQRMLGAVLVVAFASLYVWHGGKAALFLSIMAALMLASALIIHVLGPRNINIRRQMHANRVVAGERTLVAVELKFDCSIPLLWMILCENTPAGVHRKLLFPGTRRQFTYQYELSGLRRGVYRWESGRLYWGDVFGWNTVSAETVNHTPLIVVPQAAEWGENDHGEYSAMGEDTLSERRSSQGNRSPEFREYQQGDPLGRVHWKSTAKTGKLQTFLPETSDSVSLGILVYEGASGYEVPQSEKRDTPAFERAVRAAARWIHTAERDNIPYHLWTEGGGSGSAHQEKWKQELLHSPENHALDKLAQARIATPQAVSPSLRTEMLDRMALGSRIVILTGKMDEALVEWAICAIRLGFKVEVQLTDQTIRDMGNETLEQLRQSGVQIHWLTDSALPPMRKVEVTDVGA is encoded by the coding sequence ATGACTGCGCTCGGTCAACGGATGTTGGGTGCTGTCCTGGTTGTGGCTTTTGCCTCGTTGTATGTATGGCATGGCGGCAAAGCCGCGCTATTTCTGTCCATTATGGCGGCCTTGATGCTCGCAAGTGCGCTGATTATCCATGTGTTGGGTCCGCGCAATATTAACATTCGCCGGCAAATGCATGCGAATCGGGTTGTGGCAGGCGAAAGAACGCTCGTGGCAGTGGAGCTGAAATTCGACTGTTCGATACCACTGTTATGGATGATTTTGTGTGAGAATACGCCTGCTGGCGTACATCGTAAATTACTATTTCCGGGAACCCGTCGCCAATTTACGTATCAATATGAATTATCGGGTTTGCGCAGAGGTGTATACAGATGGGAGTCAGGCAGATTGTACTGGGGTGATGTTTTCGGGTGGAATACGGTCTCCGCAGAAACGGTGAATCATACCCCGCTCATTGTTGTTCCTCAGGCAGCGGAATGGGGCGAGAATGATCACGGAGAATACTCGGCAATGGGTGAAGATACACTGTCTGAGCGGAGAAGCAGTCAGGGAAATCGCAGCCCTGAGTTCCGGGAATATCAGCAAGGAGACCCGCTGGGACGTGTTCATTGGAAAAGCACAGCCAAAACGGGTAAGCTTCAGACTTTTTTGCCTGAAACCTCCGATTCTGTCTCCCTGGGTATACTGGTGTATGAAGGTGCATCCGGTTATGAAGTACCGCAGTCAGAGAAGAGGGATACGCCTGCTTTTGAACGTGCGGTCCGTGCAGCTGCCCGCTGGATTCATACTGCTGAACGGGATAACATTCCTTATCATCTGTGGACGGAAGGCGGTGGGTCGGGATCTGCTCATCAGGAGAAATGGAAACAGGAACTCCTGCACTCGCCTGAAAACCATGCGTTGGATAAGCTGGCGCAGGCACGAATTGCTACGCCTCAAGCTGTATCTCCGTCGCTTCGCACAGAGATGTTGGATAGAATGGCACTGGGGTCACGAATTGTGATTCTCACTGGCAAAATGGATGAAGCATTGGTGGAGTGGGCAATATGTGCAATCCGTTTGGGATTCAAGGTAGAGGTTCAGTTAACAGATCAAACCATTCGTGACATGGGCAATGAAACTCTGGAACAGCTTCGTCAAAGTGGAGTACAGATCCATTGGCTTACGGACAGCGCTTTACCTCCAATGAGAAAGGTGGAGGTAACGGATGTGGGAGCATAA
- the bcp gene encoding thioredoxin-dependent thiol peroxidase encodes MTLTEGKLAPDFELPSSTGETVKLSNYRGQRVLIYFYPKDMTSSCTQQACDFRDRHEEFKGLNTVILGISIDPMKQHDKFIAKYGLPFILLSDEEHQVAEQYGVWQLKKMYGKEYMGMVRSTFLIDEEGVLLKSWLKVRVKGHIEAALEALQQL; translated from the coding sequence ATGACATTAACCGAAGGGAAACTGGCACCAGACTTTGAGCTTCCGTCCAGTACGGGAGAGACGGTGAAGCTCTCGAATTATCGCGGACAGCGGGTGCTCATATATTTTTACCCGAAAGATATGACTTCTTCCTGCACACAGCAGGCATGTGATTTTCGTGATCGTCATGAGGAGTTCAAGGGGTTAAATACAGTTATTCTGGGCATTAGTATTGATCCGATGAAGCAGCACGACAAATTTATTGCCAAATATGGATTGCCTTTCATTCTGTTATCCGACGAAGAACATCAGGTTGCCGAGCAATACGGCGTATGGCAGCTCAAAAAGATGTATGGCAAGGAATACATGGGCATGGTACGCTCCACGTTTCTCATTGATGAAGAGGGTGTTCTGCTGAAGTCGTGGTTGAAGGTGCGAGTTAAAGGACATATTGAGGCAGCACTTGAGGCTTTACAGCAACTTTAG
- a CDS encoding MoxR family ATPase, giving the protein MSYIRMEHEHAVELLNRVMKRVESVIIGKKQEIRYVLTAMLSGGHVLLEDVPGTGKTMLVRAVASALDCSMGRIQFTSDVMPADVTGTSMYHPHTGEFTFRPGPVMSNIVLADEINRASPRTQSALLEAMEERRITVDGTTYALPRPFFLLATQNPLQFEGTYRLPEAQLDRFIMKIGLGYPDPEQEVELLTRMQSRELLDELRPVMLAEEVVAMQREVKHVHVDPVVKQYLVAVAVASRSHPAVRLGISPRGTLAWMAAAQSFAYLQGRSYVIPDDVKEMAVPVLSHRVQLKAQNRAEIWAQAQVIQEALSSVPVPVQMAAQGRGRRQ; this is encoded by the coding sequence ATGTCTTATATCCGAATGGAACATGAACATGCCGTAGAATTGCTGAATAGAGTTATGAAGCGAGTTGAGAGTGTAATCATTGGCAAAAAACAAGAGATTCGTTATGTGTTAACTGCCATGCTTAGTGGAGGTCATGTACTTCTGGAAGATGTACCGGGTACTGGCAAAACGATGCTGGTTCGCGCCGTCGCTTCTGCGCTGGATTGCTCCATGGGACGAATTCAGTTCACGTCGGACGTGATGCCGGCAGATGTGACGGGCACATCGATGTATCATCCGCATACGGGAGAATTCACATTTCGGCCAGGACCGGTCATGTCCAATATTGTTCTGGCTGATGAAATCAATCGCGCTTCCCCCCGTACCCAGTCGGCACTTCTGGAAGCGATGGAGGAACGACGCATTACGGTGGATGGCACAACCTATGCTTTGCCGCGCCCATTCTTTTTGCTGGCGACGCAGAATCCGTTGCAGTTTGAGGGCACCTATCGTCTGCCTGAAGCGCAGCTGGATCGTTTTATCATGAAGATCGGACTGGGGTACCCTGATCCGGAGCAGGAAGTCGAACTGTTAACCCGGATGCAAAGCAGAGAGCTGCTTGATGAACTTCGTCCTGTCATGCTGGCTGAAGAAGTGGTAGCCATGCAGCGTGAAGTAAAACATGTACATGTGGACCCTGTCGTCAAACAGTATCTGGTTGCTGTTGCCGTTGCCTCCAGAAGTCACCCGGCGGTAAGACTCGGAATCAGTCCGCGTGGGACATTGGCCTGGATGGCTGCTGCACAATCGTTTGCTTACCTCCAAGGACGCAGTTATGTCATTCCCGATGATGTGAAAGAGATGGCTGTACCTGTCCTTTCCCATCGCGTTCAATTAAAAGCCCAGAACAGAGCGGAAATCTGGGCACAGGCGCAGGTGATTCAAGAAGCTCTGTCATCGGTCCCTGTACCTGTACAGATGGCGGCACAGGGAAGGGGACGGCGTCAATGA
- a CDS encoding polysaccharide deacetylase — MVTPIHTLLSGKWSVLILRIVVLLCVFAASAGTTTYASSVSGSDAPAFKEENTQDKVVYLSFDDGPGKHTREVLDILRKEQVLATFFVLGEQAERYPEMIRAVVEDGHALGNHTFNHNYEQLYSDFKVFWKQIKQTEAVVERITGFRPNLVRAPGGTYGHFDKSYFDLLKLGGYTVMDWNVDSGDSKRKGVPAKEILRNATKVPVGASSVIVLMHDGGAHAETVKALPGIIKYYRDQGFRFDTMKASDEPVQFRINSNGKYKSRKAPGKEWIAENVQENSNLWLAGKELKVEIGLAAATLKQGEFRVEDQRIMVPLRTFMKKFGGSARWNAETRTATAIWKERTIHADSISGELTTKRADQIKDRTTEGVVQSQGGTIWVPLRELMEHMGVTVDSLKANEKEWMVKASVPLAAANSMYLDKLI, encoded by the coding sequence ATGGTAACGCCAATACATACATTATTATCTGGAAAATGGTCTGTGCTAATCCTTCGCATTGTGGTACTGCTGTGTGTATTCGCTGCATCTGCAGGCACAACAACTTACGCTTCCTCTGTATCGGGCTCTGATGCACCCGCCTTCAAAGAAGAGAATACTCAAGACAAGGTAGTCTATTTGAGTTTTGACGATGGACCGGGTAAGCATACCCGTGAAGTATTGGATATTTTGCGCAAGGAGCAGGTTTTGGCTACATTTTTTGTGCTTGGTGAGCAGGCAGAACGTTATCCTGAGATGATCCGTGCGGTTGTGGAAGACGGACATGCTTTGGGCAATCATACGTTTAATCATAATTATGAACAGCTGTACAGTGATTTCAAAGTGTTCTGGAAGCAGATCAAACAGACAGAGGCGGTAGTGGAGCGAATTACCGGATTTCGCCCGAATTTGGTCCGGGCACCGGGCGGTACCTACGGACATTTTGACAAGAGCTATTTTGATCTGCTGAAATTGGGCGGGTACACCGTCATGGACTGGAACGTAGATAGTGGTGATTCCAAACGGAAGGGTGTTCCGGCTAAAGAAATCCTACGCAATGCGACTAAGGTACCTGTCGGGGCAAGTTCGGTCATTGTACTGATGCATGATGGAGGCGCTCATGCCGAGACGGTAAAAGCACTACCTGGCATTATCAAGTATTACCGTGATCAGGGTTTTCGTTTTGACACGATGAAGGCCTCGGATGAGCCTGTTCAATTCCGTATCAATTCCAATGGTAAATACAAGTCTCGCAAAGCCCCGGGTAAGGAATGGATCGCCGAAAATGTACAGGAGAACAGCAACCTGTGGTTGGCTGGCAAGGAACTGAAGGTGGAAATTGGCTTGGCAGCAGCGACGTTGAAGCAAGGAGAATTTCGCGTGGAAGATCAGCGGATCATGGTGCCTTTGCGGACCTTTATGAAAAAGTTCGGTGGCAGCGCTCGCTGGAATGCAGAGACCCGAACAGCTACAGCCATATGGAAAGAACGAACCATCCATGCAGACAGCATCAGCGGCGAACTGACAACGAAGCGTGCAGACCAGATAAAGGACAGGACGACGGAGGGAGTCGTGCAGAGCCAGGGAGGAACGATCTGGGTTCCGCTGCGAGAATTGATGGAGCATATGGGAGTAACTGTTGATTCACTAAAGGCGAATGAAAAGGAATGGATGGTTAAGGCCAGCGTTCCTCTGGCAGCAGCGAACAGCATGTATTTGGATAAATTGATCTGA
- a CDS encoding Ger(x)C family spore germination protein, translating into MNKWFQLILSFVVLLPLLTGCWDRQELNELGIMLGLGVDKDGDMIKVSAQVVVPNEVSSKSGGGKGTPVTQYQASAPTLFEAIQKLTESSPRRIFMAHIRIMVIGEEYARKVGIYDITEALMREPTVRPDYYVMVARNTTASKVLDVLTPLENIPAEKMFNSLDVSTKTWSPTTTVTGDQLMEYILAPGIQPVITGVEVVGQSEKSGSQANISTIKSPASLNSTGLSVFKGDKLIGWLTEDESKGYNYIRNNVVSTISHLPCRKGGNVTFKTLRTTTKRKAKVVADHPLINIKIKNVTSIGAVECGIKIGSMKVLKELERDSEERLVELMQKSIKSVQRKFHVDIFGFGQEVYHADPKFFKKVEKDWDSYLENLDVHYDVNVQIKRVGTLDDSFKDQIRE; encoded by the coding sequence ATGAACAAATGGTTCCAATTAATACTATCTTTTGTCGTTCTGCTCCCTCTCCTTACCGGATGCTGGGATCGACAGGAACTCAATGAACTCGGCATTATGCTGGGACTGGGTGTGGACAAGGATGGCGATATGATCAAGGTGAGTGCCCAGGTTGTTGTTCCCAATGAAGTATCCTCCAAGTCCGGGGGAGGTAAAGGAACGCCTGTAACTCAGTATCAGGCTTCTGCGCCTACCTTATTTGAAGCTATTCAAAAGCTAACGGAGTCTAGCCCCCGTCGTATATTCATGGCACATATCCGCATAATGGTCATTGGCGAGGAGTATGCTCGCAAAGTAGGCATTTATGATATCACAGAAGCATTAATGCGTGAGCCTACGGTTCGTCCTGACTATTACGTCATGGTTGCACGAAATACAACGGCGTCCAAAGTGCTTGACGTATTAACGCCACTTGAGAACATCCCTGCGGAAAAGATGTTTAATTCACTGGATGTCTCGACCAAAACGTGGTCACCCACAACAACCGTAACCGGAGATCAATTAATGGAATATATTTTGGCTCCCGGAATACAGCCTGTAATTACCGGTGTAGAGGTTGTTGGTCAATCGGAGAAAAGTGGAAGTCAAGCTAACATCTCAACCATTAAGTCTCCTGCCAGCCTTAATTCTACCGGACTATCCGTGTTCAAAGGAGACAAACTGATAGGGTGGCTAACGGAGGATGAGTCCAAGGGATACAACTACATCAGAAACAACGTTGTATCCACCATCAGCCATCTGCCTTGTCGCAAAGGTGGAAATGTGACCTTCAAAACACTTCGTACAACGACCAAACGGAAAGCAAAAGTCGTGGCAGATCACCCTTTAATCAACATTAAAATCAAAAATGTAACTTCCATAGGTGCCGTGGAATGCGGAATCAAAATTGGTTCAATGAAAGTACTCAAGGAACTCGAACGGGACAGTGAGGAACGGCTTGTGGAATTGATGCAAAAGTCCATTAAATCGGTCCAGCGCAAGTTTCACGTTGATATTTTCGGATTCGGGCAAGAGGTTTACCATGCTGATCCAAAGTTCTTTAAAAAAGTGGAGAAAGATTGGGATAGTTATTTGGAAAATCTGGATGTCCATTACGATGTCAATGTACAAATCAAACGTGTAGGCACACTGGATGATTCGTTCAAAGATCAAATTAGGGAGTGA
- a CDS encoding endospore germination permease codes for MPKEKVTIRQFALLTFLVMVGDMILIYPSLVTTLGKQDAWICSFLSQPIGLFIIWILYKLHQTFPELSLIEICKKLLGPWMGSVLSAGYLFYFAIGAAICIREVGDFMTTQIYLQTPIRVILIMLMCSLTWGLMKGLNTMGATSELLTPIVVFFMAFLFMGLMPKLDASHLKPFLSISWVHLIETVIRGSFTSFGELLVLTMILPYVMSGPHLKRDLLLATFCGGLLLCVLLLFSIMVVGPFLTQHNIFISYTLSQKINIGNFFERIEAFMATAWLIATYFKSLLYMFAFVIGLAHLFRLKTYKPLILPSSLLMFALSILISPNVIFYIETIMPAWVDWDITCSFIIPLLLLLVHRIRFGKNKKNQTHPERLPT; via the coding sequence ATGCCAAAAGAAAAAGTAACCATTCGGCAATTTGCCCTGCTTACCTTTCTTGTCATGGTTGGGGATATGATTCTGATCTATCCTTCGTTAGTCACAACCTTGGGCAAACAGGACGCATGGATATGCTCTTTCCTCAGCCAGCCCATCGGTCTGTTTATCATATGGATTTTGTACAAGCTGCACCAAACATTCCCTGAACTATCTTTAATCGAAATTTGCAAGAAATTGCTTGGTCCATGGATGGGATCAGTATTGTCTGCTGGTTACCTGTTCTATTTCGCAATAGGCGCTGCCATCTGTATCCGTGAAGTTGGAGACTTCATGACGACCCAGATCTATCTCCAAACCCCCATCCGTGTCATTTTAATTATGCTCATGTGTTCCCTAACCTGGGGCCTAATGAAAGGGTTAAATACCATGGGAGCAACCAGTGAACTATTAACCCCCATTGTTGTTTTTTTTATGGCCTTCCTGTTTATGGGGTTAATGCCCAAATTAGACGCCTCGCATTTGAAACCATTTCTGAGCATAAGTTGGGTGCATTTGATTGAAACCGTTATTCGAGGATCATTCACCTCCTTCGGAGAGCTGCTTGTGCTTACCATGATTCTTCCTTATGTAATGTCAGGGCCACACCTTAAACGAGACCTCTTGCTTGCCACTTTCTGTGGAGGTCTGCTTCTATGTGTACTGCTATTGTTTTCCATTATGGTTGTGGGACCTTTCCTAACCCAGCATAACATTTTCATTTCGTATACCCTGTCCCAAAAAATTAATATCGGCAACTTCTTTGAGCGTATTGAAGCCTTCATGGCTACTGCCTGGTTAATTGCGACCTATTTCAAAAGCCTGCTGTACATGTTCGCTTTTGTTATCGGACTAGCTCATCTATTTCGGTTGAAAACATACAAACCACTCATTCTCCCTTCATCTTTGCTTATGTTTGCACTGAGTATCCTGATTTCCCCCAATGTCATTTTTTATATCGAAACCATCATGCCTGCATGGGTGGATTGGGACATTACTTGCAGTTTTATTATTCCTCTGTTGCTGTTACTTGTTCATCGCATTCGCTTTGGCAAGAACAAAAAAAATCAGACTCATCCAGAACGCTTGCCCACATAA
- a CDS encoding DedA family protein has translation MELLEKVQHLFGSYGYSVLFFGLLLEFIALPFPGETTMAYAGFLSYKGHLDFGILAILAFLGTTIGMTITYFIGAKAGLPFITRYGKWFLMKQDKLDKTQKWFAKYGNALIFIGYFIPGVRHFTGYFAGIAAVPFRKFALYAYSGALFWVLLFLGIGKIFGPQWNAVFHLAHQYTAYIVAGIGLLLIAAVLYRYRKAWAARSLRKPAAIRQRQK, from the coding sequence TTGGAATTGCTTGAAAAGGTCCAGCATCTGTTTGGATCCTACGGATACAGCGTTTTATTTTTTGGCTTATTGCTGGAATTCATCGCCCTTCCCTTCCCGGGAGAAACAACTATGGCCTATGCAGGGTTTCTGTCCTACAAGGGACATCTGGACTTCGGAATTCTGGCCATCCTTGCTTTTCTGGGAACGACGATTGGCATGACGATCACTTATTTTATTGGGGCCAAAGCAGGTCTGCCGTTCATTACACGATATGGAAAATGGTTTCTGATGAAACAGGACAAGCTGGATAAAACGCAAAAGTGGTTTGCCAAGTACGGCAATGCCCTGATCTTCATCGGTTATTTCATTCCGGGAGTGAGACATTTCACCGGATATTTCGCGGGTATAGCCGCTGTTCCCTTTCGTAAATTCGCTCTCTATGCCTATTCAGGCGCCCTGTTCTGGGTGTTGTTGTTCCTGGGTATTGGCAAAATATTCGGACCCCAATGGAACGCGGTGTTCCATCTTGCCCATCAATATACAGCTTACATCGTGGCGGGAATCGGACTGCTGCTGATTGCAGCCGTACTGTACCGTTATCGAAAAGCGTGGGCAGCCCGATCGTTGCGCAAACCTGCCGCCATTCGGCAAAGACAAAAATAA
- a CDS encoding endospore germination permease, which yields MLEQGRIGTRQLSILIFMMVVGDMMLIYPSVITSYAKQDAWICALIGVPLGMALILMFLKLCNLYPEENLIQISRSILGFWPGSLVSGFYLFFFVIGASTHTREVGDFLTSQIFQYTPIRVIILMFVITVGWGLYHGLETMGRSSELLMPILIVFILVLAFCLLPQVDPSNLKPATDTGVVPILQGILISIIYPVGELVPIMMIVPYTIKQAHRTRDVLVAAGLGNLLLAILVTISLLVLGAFLTQHNIYASFILSQKINIGGFFERIEAIMASSWLISTYVKAMVYMYAFIVGCAELFKLKQYRVLILPATFLIFGLANLVSPNLTFIVITVVPYWVDWDTTLSIILPGLLLLVHMLKKRWKNKPSG from the coding sequence ATGCTTGAGCAGGGTCGCATCGGAACAAGACAATTGTCCATCCTCATTTTTATGATGGTGGTGGGGGATATGATGCTCATCTATCCCTCGGTCATCACATCCTATGCCAAACAAGATGCCTGGATATGTGCTCTTATCGGGGTTCCACTGGGAATGGCCCTCATTCTCATGTTTTTAAAGCTGTGCAATCTGTATCCGGAGGAAAATCTGATTCAGATTTCACGAAGCATTCTGGGATTTTGGCCAGGCAGTCTTGTATCCGGATTTTATCTTTTCTTTTTTGTAATAGGTGCCTCCACGCACACCCGAGAGGTCGGAGATTTCCTCACCTCCCAAATCTTTCAGTACACCCCCATTCGCGTCATCATTCTGATGTTTGTCATTACAGTTGGCTGGGGATTGTACCATGGATTGGAAACGATGGGGAGAAGCAGTGAACTGCTGATGCCTATTCTGATCGTGTTTATTCTCGTCCTTGCATTCTGTCTGCTCCCTCAGGTTGATCCCAGCAATTTGAAGCCTGCAACAGATACCGGCGTCGTTCCCATCCTGCAGGGTATTCTCATCAGTATCATATATCCGGTAGGTGAGCTGGTCCCCATTATGATGATTGTTCCCTATACGATAAAACAAGCTCACCGAACTCGGGATGTTCTTGTTGCGGCAGGACTTGGCAACTTGTTGCTGGCAATATTGGTTACTATCTCTCTGCTTGTTCTAGGTGCTTTCCTTACCCAGCACAACATCTATGCTTCCTTTATTTTATCTCAGAAGATTAACATCGGTGGTTTCTTTGAGCGTATTGAAGCCATTATGGCTTCTTCCTGGCTCATCTCCACGTATGTTAAAGCGATGGTGTATATGTACGCATTTATTGTGGGATGTGCCGAACTATTTAAGCTCAAGCAGTATCGCGTACTTATTCTGCCAGCAACATTTCTGATATTCGGTCTTGCCAATCTGGTCTCGCCCAATTTGACCTTCATCGTCATTACGGTCGTTCCGTATTGGGTAGATTGGGATACCACATTGAGCATTATATTGCCGGGACTGTTACTGTTGGTGCACATGCTCAAAAAGCGCTGGAAAAACAAACCTTCGGGATAA
- a CDS encoding ABC transporter permease translates to MGLIWEYLKNYMKTRLTYRADFWVEILSDLLFQATNLIFIFVVFRHTDNLGGWSESEVLFVYGYFMVPYGIFSCFINLWGFSERYIVKGEMDRILTRPAHNLFQILLENVDPPALVGSFIGLIIMVISGAEMGLVLEWWHIPALIILTLSSVLIYAGIYITLTSLSFYSDAPTGILPLMYNIQGYGRYPVTIYNRAIQVLLTWVIPFAFVGIYPAALFLERSEMHRMAMLTPVMGLVFGSIGLLLWNYGVKKYRGAGS, encoded by the coding sequence ATGGGTCTGATCTGGGAATATTTAAAAAATTACATGAAAACACGTCTCACGTACCGCGCTGATTTTTGGGTCGAGATCCTTTCGGATTTGCTGTTCCAGGCAACCAATCTGATCTTTATCTTTGTGGTATTCCGGCATACGGATAATTTGGGCGGCTGGAGTGAGAGTGAAGTCCTTTTTGTTTATGGATATTTTATGGTGCCTTACGGCATCTTCAGTTGTTTTATCAATCTGTGGGGGTTCAGTGAACGGTATATTGTCAAAGGCGAGATGGATCGCATATTAACACGACCTGCGCATAACCTGTTCCAGATTTTACTCGAAAATGTGGACCCGCCTGCACTTGTTGGTTCGTTTATCGGTCTGATCATTATGGTCATCAGCGGTGCGGAGATGGGGCTTGTGCTGGAGTGGTGGCATATTCCGGCCCTCATTATTCTTACTCTTAGTTCAGTGTTAATCTATGCAGGAATTTATATCACCTTGACGTCTCTGTCCTTTTATTCGGACGCGCCTACAGGTATCCTGCCATTAATGTACAACATTCAGGGATATGGGCGTTATCCGGTAACCATCTATAATCGTGCAATTCAGGTCCTGTTAACATGGGTCATTCCATTTGCCTTCGTGGGTATTTATCCGGCAGCTCTGTTTCTGGAACGATCCGAAATGCATCGTATGGCGATGCTGACACCTGTGATGGGATTGGTGTTTGGCTCCATCGGTCTTCTGCTATGGAATTATGGTGTGAAGAAGTATCGCGGAGCAGGATCATAA